From one Physeter macrocephalus isolate SW-GA chromosome 18, ASM283717v5, whole genome shotgun sequence genomic stretch:
- the SRF gene encoding serum response factor isoform X1 gives MLPSQAGAAAALGRGSALGGSLNRTPTGRPGGGGGGGTRGANGGRVPGNGAGLGPGRLEREAAAAATTTPAPTAGALYSGSEGDSESGEEEELGAERRGLKRSLSEMELGVVVGGPEAAAAATGGYGPVSGAVSGAKPGKKTRGRVKIKMEFIDNKLRRYTTFSKRKTGIMKKKPRLLPVGCGTLLGVRMLPMGPSLKAYELSTLTGTQVLLLVASETGHVYTFATRKLQPMITSETGKALIQTCLNSPDSPPRSDPTTDQRMSATGFEETDLTYQVSESDSSGETKDTLKPAFTVTNLPGTTSTIQTAPSTSTTMQVSSGPSFPITNYLAPVSASVSPSAVSSANGTVLKSTGSGPVSSGGLMQLPTSFTLMPGGAVAQQVPVQAIQVHQAPQQASPSRDSSTDLTQTSSSGTVTLPATIMTSSVPTTVGGHMMYPSPHAVMYAPTSGLADGSLTVLNAFSQAPSTMQVSHSQVQEQGGVPQVFLTAPSGTVQIPVSAVQLHQMAVIGQQAGSSSNLTELQVVNLDAAHSTKSD, from the exons ATGTTACCGAGCCAAGCTGGGGCCGCGGCGGCGCTGGGCCGGGGCTCGGCCCTGGGGGGCAGCCTGAACCGGACCCCGACGGGGCGGCCAGGCGGTGGAGGCGGCGGCGGGACTCGCGGGGCTAACGGGGGCCGGGTCCCCGGGAACGGCGCGGGGCTCGGCCCGGGCCGCCTTGAGCGggaggctgcagcagcagcgaCAACCACCCCGGCGCCCACCGCGGGGGCCCTCTACAGCGGCAGCGAGGGTGACTCGGAGTCGggcgaggaggaggagctgggcgcGGAGCGGCGCGGCCTGAAGCGGAGCCTGAGCGAGATGGAGCTCGGCGTGGTGGTCGGTGGgcccgaggcggcggcggcggccacaGGGGGCTACGGGCCGGTGAGCGGCGCAGTGAGCGGGGCCAAGCCGGGTAAGAAGACTCGGGGCCGCGTGAAGATCAAGATGGAGTTCATCGACAACAAGCTGCGGCGCTACACGACCTTCAGCAAGAGGAAGACGGGCATCATGAAGAAG AAACCAAGGCTGCTTCCAGTGGGTTGTGGAACTTTGTTGGGAGTGAGGATGCTACCTATGGGGCCATCCTTGAAG GCCTATGAGCTGTCCACGCTGACAGGGACACAGGTGCTGTTGCTGGTGGCCAGTGAGACAGGCCATGTGTATACCTTTGCCACCCGCAAACTGCAGCCCATGATCACCAGTGAGACTGGCAAGGCACTGATTCAGACCTGCCTCAACTCGCCAGACTCTCCACCCCGCTCAGACCCCACCACAGACCAGAGAATGAGTGCCACGGGCTTTGAAGAAACAGATCTCACCTACCAGGTGTCGGAGTCCGACAGCAGTGGGGAGACCAAG GATACACTGAAACCGGCCTTTACTGTCACCAACCTGCCGGGTACCACCTCCACCATCCAGACAGCACCCAGCACCTCTACCACCATGCAAGTCAGCAGCGGCCCCTCCTTTCCCATCACCAACTACCTGGCACCAGTGTCTGCTAGCGTCAGCCCCAGCGCTGTCAGCAGTGCCAACGGGACTGTGCTGAAGAGTACAGGCAGCGGCCCTGTTTCCTCTGGGGGCCTCATGCAGCTGCCTACCAGCTTCACCCTGATGCCTG GTGGGGCAGTGGCCCAGCAGGTCCCAGTGCAGGCCATTCAGGTGCACCAGGCCCCACAGCAAGCGTCTCCCTCTCGCGACAGCAGCACAGACCTCACGCAGACCTCCTCCAGCGGGACAG TGACGTTGCCCGCCACCATCATGACATCATCTGTGCCCACAACTGTGGGAGGCCACATGATGTACCCCAGCCCCCATGCAGTGATGTATGCACCCACCTCGGGCCTGGCTGATGGCAGCCTCACCGTGCTCAATGCCTTCTCTCAGGCACCATCCACCATGCAGGTGTCCCACAGCCAGGTCCAGGAGCAAG GTGGCGTCCCACAGGTGTTCCTGACAGCGCCATCTGGGACAGTGCAGATCCCTGTTTCTGCAGTTCAGCTTCACCAG ATGGCTGTGATAGGGCAGCAGGCCGGGAGCAGCAGCAACCTCACCGAATTACAGGTGGTGAACCTGGATGCCGCCCACAGCACCAAGAGTGACTGA
- the SRF gene encoding serum response factor isoform X2: MLPSQAGAAAALGRGSALGGSLNRTPTGRPGGGGGGGTRGANGGRVPGNGAGLGPGRLEREAAAAATTTPAPTAGALYSGSEGDSESGEEEELGAERRGLKRSLSEMELGVVVGGPEAAAAATGGYGPVSGAVSGAKPGKKTRGRVKIKMEFIDNKLRRYTTFSKRKTGIMKKAYELSTLTGTQVLLLVASETGHVYTFATRKLQPMITSETGKALIQTCLNSPDSPPRSDPTTDQRMSATGFEETDLTYQVSESDSSGETKDTLKPAFTVTNLPGTTSTIQTAPSTSTTMQVSSGPSFPITNYLAPVSASVSPSAVSSANGTVLKSTGSGPVSSGGLMQLPTSFTLMPGGAVAQQVPVQAIQVHQAPQQASPSRDSSTDLTQTSSSGTVTLPATIMTSSVPTTVGGHMMYPSPHAVMYAPTSGLADGSLTVLNAFSQAPSTMQVSHSQVQEQGGVPQVFLTAPSGTVQIPVSAVQLHQMAVIGQQAGSSSNLTELQVVNLDAAHSTKSD, encoded by the exons ATGTTACCGAGCCAAGCTGGGGCCGCGGCGGCGCTGGGCCGGGGCTCGGCCCTGGGGGGCAGCCTGAACCGGACCCCGACGGGGCGGCCAGGCGGTGGAGGCGGCGGCGGGACTCGCGGGGCTAACGGGGGCCGGGTCCCCGGGAACGGCGCGGGGCTCGGCCCGGGCCGCCTTGAGCGggaggctgcagcagcagcgaCAACCACCCCGGCGCCCACCGCGGGGGCCCTCTACAGCGGCAGCGAGGGTGACTCGGAGTCGggcgaggaggaggagctgggcgcGGAGCGGCGCGGCCTGAAGCGGAGCCTGAGCGAGATGGAGCTCGGCGTGGTGGTCGGTGGgcccgaggcggcggcggcggccacaGGGGGCTACGGGCCGGTGAGCGGCGCAGTGAGCGGGGCCAAGCCGGGTAAGAAGACTCGGGGCCGCGTGAAGATCAAGATGGAGTTCATCGACAACAAGCTGCGGCGCTACACGACCTTCAGCAAGAGGAAGACGGGCATCATGAAGAAG GCCTATGAGCTGTCCACGCTGACAGGGACACAGGTGCTGTTGCTGGTGGCCAGTGAGACAGGCCATGTGTATACCTTTGCCACCCGCAAACTGCAGCCCATGATCACCAGTGAGACTGGCAAGGCACTGATTCAGACCTGCCTCAACTCGCCAGACTCTCCACCCCGCTCAGACCCCACCACAGACCAGAGAATGAGTGCCACGGGCTTTGAAGAAACAGATCTCACCTACCAGGTGTCGGAGTCCGACAGCAGTGGGGAGACCAAG GATACACTGAAACCGGCCTTTACTGTCACCAACCTGCCGGGTACCACCTCCACCATCCAGACAGCACCCAGCACCTCTACCACCATGCAAGTCAGCAGCGGCCCCTCCTTTCCCATCACCAACTACCTGGCACCAGTGTCTGCTAGCGTCAGCCCCAGCGCTGTCAGCAGTGCCAACGGGACTGTGCTGAAGAGTACAGGCAGCGGCCCTGTTTCCTCTGGGGGCCTCATGCAGCTGCCTACCAGCTTCACCCTGATGCCTG GTGGGGCAGTGGCCCAGCAGGTCCCAGTGCAGGCCATTCAGGTGCACCAGGCCCCACAGCAAGCGTCTCCCTCTCGCGACAGCAGCACAGACCTCACGCAGACCTCCTCCAGCGGGACAG TGACGTTGCCCGCCACCATCATGACATCATCTGTGCCCACAACTGTGGGAGGCCACATGATGTACCCCAGCCCCCATGCAGTGATGTATGCACCCACCTCGGGCCTGGCTGATGGCAGCCTCACCGTGCTCAATGCCTTCTCTCAGGCACCATCCACCATGCAGGTGTCCCACAGCCAGGTCCAGGAGCAAG GTGGCGTCCCACAGGTGTTCCTGACAGCGCCATCTGGGACAGTGCAGATCCCTGTTTCTGCAGTTCAGCTTCACCAG ATGGCTGTGATAGGGCAGCAGGCCGGGAGCAGCAGCAACCTCACCGAATTACAGGTGGTGAACCTGGATGCCGCCCACAGCACCAAGAGTGACTGA
- the SLC22A7 gene encoding solute carrier family 22 member 7 — MGFEELLHKVGGFGPFQLRNVALLALPRVLLPMHFLLPIFLAAVPAHRCALPGVPANFSHQDEWLEAHLPREPDGRLSSCLLFTHLQALPNTTLWGGGQSPGEQLEGEPSTVPCPQGWEYDHSEFSSTIATEWDLVCEQKGLNRATSTFFFAGVLVGAVAFGYLSDRFGRRRLLLVAYVSSLVLGLASAASVSYTMFAITRTLTGTALAGFTIIVMPLELEWLDVEHRTVAGVLSSTFWTGGVMLLALVGYLIRDWRWLLLAVTLPCAPGILSIWWVPESARWLLTQGRVEEAHRYLLRCARLNGRPLCEDGLSQEALSKVAAAERVVRRPSYLDLFRTPRLRHISLCCMVVWFGVNFSYYGVSLDVSGLGLNVYQTQLLFGAVELPSKLLVYLSVRHAGRRLTLAGTLLGAALALGFRLLVSSEVKSWSTALAVMGKGFSEAAFTTAYLFTSELYPTVLRQTGMGLTALVGRLGGSLAPLAALLDGVWLSLPKLAYGGIALLAACTALLLPETKQAQLPETIQDVERKSAPSNPQEEEMPMKQVQD; from the exons ATGGGATTCGAGGAGCTGCTACACAAGGTGGGAGGCTTTGGGCCCTTCCAGCTGCGGAACGTGGCACTGCTGGCCCTGCCCCGTGTGCTGCTGCCTATGCACTTCCTCCTGCCCATCTTCCTGGCTGCTGTGCCAGCCCACCGCTGTGCCCTGCCTGGAGTCCCTGCCAACTTCAGTCACCAGGACGAGTGGCTCGAGGCCCACCTGCCCCGGGAGCCTGATGGCAGGCTCAGCTCCTGCCTCCTCTTCACCCATCTCCAGGCCCTCCCCAACACCAcgctgtggggaggggggcagagccctggggagCAGCTGGAGGGTGAGCCCTCCACAGTGCCCTGCCCTCAGGGCTGGGAGTACGACCACTCGGAATTCTCCTCCACCATTGCAACCGAG TGGGACCTGGTGTGTGAGCAGAAAGGCCTGAACAGAGCCACTTCCACCTTCTTCTTCGCCGGTGTGCTGGTGGGGGCCGTGGCCTTCGGATACCTGTCTGACAG GTTTGGGCGGCGCCGTCTGCTGCTCGTGGCCTATGTGAGTTCCCTGGTGCTGGGCCTGGCATCTGCAGCCTCAGTCAGCTATACCATGTTTGCCATCACTCGCACCCTCACTGGGACGGCTCTGGCTGGCTTCACCATCATCGTGATGCCACTGG AGCTGGAGTGGCTGGACGTGGAACACCGTACTGTGGCAGGTGTCCTAAGCAGCACCTTCTGGACAGGGGGTGTGATGCTGTTGGCACTGGTCGGCTACCTCATACGGGACTGGCGATGGCTTCTGCTGGCTGTCACCCTGCCTTGTGCCCCAGGCATCCTCAGCATCTG GTGGGTGCCTGAGTCTGCACGCTGGCTTCTGACCCAGGGCCGTGTGGAAGAGGCCCACAGGTACCTGCTCCGCTGTGCCAGGCTCAATGGGCGGCCTCTGTGTGAGGACGGCCTGAGCCAGGAG gCTCTGAGCAAAGTGGCTGCTGCGGAGCGGGTGGTCCGAAGACCCTCATACCTAGACCTGTTCCGGACACCAAGGCTGCGACACATCTCATTGTGCTGCATGGTGGTGTG GTTTGGAGTGAACTTTTCCTATTACGGAGTGAGCCTGGATGTGTCGGGACTGGGGCTGAACGTGTACCAGACGCAGCTGCTCTTCGGGGCCGTGGAGCTGCCCTCCAAGCTGCTGGTCTACCTGTCGGTGCGCCACGCCGGACGCCGCCTCACGCTGGCAGGAACACTGCTCGGCGCCGCCCTCGCCTTGGGCTTCAGGCTGCTGGTGTCCTCCG AGGTGAAGTCCTGGAGCACCGCCCTGGCGGTGATGGGGAAAGGTTTTTCTGAAGCTGCCTTCACCACTGCCTACCTGTTCACATCGGAGTTGTACCCTACCGTGCTCAG ACAGACAGGGATGGGGCTGACTGCACTGGTGGGCCGACTGGGGGGCTCTTTGGCCCCACTGGCAGCCTTGCTGGATGGAGTATGGCTGTCACTGCCCAAGCTCGCTTATGGGGGGATCGCCCTGCTGGCTGCCTGCACTGCCCTCCTGCTACCAGAGACAAAGCAGGCACAACTACCAGAGACCATCCAAGACGTGGAGAGGAAGAG TGCCCCATCCAACCCTCAGGAGGAAGAGATGCCCATGAAGCAGGTCCAGGACTGA
- the CRIP3 gene encoding LOW QUALITY PROTEIN: cysteine-rich protein 3 (The sequence of the model RefSeq protein was modified relative to this genomic sequence to represent the inferred CDS: inserted 1 base in 1 codon), which translates to MAPDSVTLSFIEELKDSSIKRWSASKFLAASGNRGAADSAQRGSRLSHGRGQRRGRELNPGGLDXQCAAPAAQSGAMSWTCPRCQQPVFFAEKVSSLGKNWHPFCLKCEHCHSVLSPGGHAEHNGRPYCHKPCYGALFGPRGVNIGGVGSYLYKSPTPTPASATPLSPSRFSPPRPRTGLPQGKKSPPHMKTFTGETSLCPGCKEPVYFAEKVMSLGRNWHRPCLRCQRCRKTLTAGSHAEHDGVPYCHIPCYGYLFGPKGVNIGDVGCYIYDPVEIK; encoded by the exons ATGGCTCCTGATTCTGTGACCCTGAGCTTCATAGAGGAACTGAAAGACTCCTCTATAAAAAG GTGGAGTGCTTCTAAATTTCTGGCGGCCAGTGGGAACCGAGGAGCAGCGGATTCAGCCCAAAGAGGCTCAAGGCTGAGCCATGGGAGGGGCCAGCGAAGGGGGCGGGAACTGAACCCCGGCGGACTTG TACAGTGTGCGGCGCCGGCTGCTCAGAGCGGAGCCATGAGCTGGACCTGCCCGCGTTGCCAGCAACCCGTTTTCTTTG CAGAGAAGGTGAGCTCCCTGGGCAAGAACTGGCACCCATTCTGTCTGAAATGTGAGCACTGCCACAGCGTCCTGTCCCCAGGAGGGCATGCGGAG CACAACGGAAGGCCGTATTGCCACAAGCCATGCTATGGGGCTCTCTTTGGACCCAGGG GGGTGAACATTGGTGGTGTGGGCTCCTACCTCTAcaaatcccccacccccacccctgccagcgCTACTCCCCTTAGCCCCAGCAGGTTCAGCCCCCCCAGGCCCAGGACTGGTCTCCCCCAGGGCAAGAAAA GCCCTCCCCACATGAAGACGTTCACTGGGGAGACCTCGCTGTGCCCCGGCTGTAAGGAACCTGTCTATTTCG CTGAGAAGGTGATGTCTTTGGGCAGAAATTGGCACCGACCCTGTCTGAGGTGCCAGCGGTGCCGGAAGACCCTGACTGCTGGGAGTCACGCTGAG CATGACGGCGTCCCCTACTGCCACATCCCCTGCTATGGCTACCTGTTTGGCCCCAAAG GTGTGAACATTGGTGATGTGGGCTGCTACATCTATGACCCCGTGGAGATCAAATGA